AGCGTGGCGGCGGTTTCGCAACGCAGCACGCGTGCGCCGAGGCTGACAGGGGTAAACCTGGCATTGTTCAGAGCTGTCAGCTCGCGCTGTGAAAAGCCTCCCTCTGGCCCCACCACATAAACGCTAAGGCCGGGCTGCCCCGCCAGCTCGGGGGTAAGCATGTGCACGCCATCCTGCAGTTCCCACGGCAGAATGCGGTGGTCGGCAGCGTGCGAAAGATGGATAAGCTGGTCAACTCCGCCGGAAAGGGCGCGCACCTCTGGCAGCCATGGGTTGCCGCTCTGTTTTGCGCCAGCAATCATCTGACCAAGGCAGGCTTCTTCCGCAGCGGCAGAAAGTTTGCCCTGGCTATGGTCGCCCTGCCACAGCCACACGCCGTGCGCGCCAAGTTCAACGGCCTTTTCCATAAAAAAACCGCGCCGCACGGCCTTGCTGTAGGCCAGCGCCACCACGGCCCGCGAGTGCGGGGCAGGGGTGAGGGTTTCAGAAACGCGCTCGAGCTGCACGTTTTTTTTGCCGACCTTGCGCACCACAAAAATTCCCGACCGACCCCTGCCGTCCAGCAGGCCTACCTCTGTGCCGGGCTCAGCCCGCAGAACCTGACCGAGGTGGCGGGCTTCCTGCCCTTCAAGACGGGCCGTCTCTCCCCAGAATTCAGGGGGCAGATAAAAAAACGGTACGCTCATGATCCCACATTTTCCTTGCTGCTGCTGCGCGCCTTGCGCACAGCCTTGAACCCGTCCTGCAATGAAACAAGACGCCTGTAGTTTTTGCGAATTTCCTGCCCGGCCGGGGTAAGACTGTCTTCCGGCGGTTCCACATATTTGCGTTGCAGGTAGCTGTCGCGCAGGATTCTTTCCACACAGTCGATGACCGCGTCAACCAGACCGGGGAAAAAGCTGACGATTTCAAATTTCAGTTCGTTCAGCAGGTTAAGCGCCTCGCGAAACATCTGCTGGTAGGTGATGCGCGCGCCCTTAAAGGTACGCTGGCACAGGTCTTCGAGAATGCGCACGCGTCTGGCCTGCTGAATGTAGCTGAACCGCGTGCAGACCTCCTGATACAGCTCGCGCAGGTTTTCAAAGGCTTCGTCGTTGTCGGGCGAGAACAGGTAGTTGCTCAGCACCTTGCTGACGTTTGAGAAAAATTCGTCGCTGTAGCTGATCATGCGTCGCTGGTGCTTGGTCAGCCAGCTGTACAGGAACTTGAGGCGCTTTTCGTGGGTGCCGGTGTTTTCCACCACCTCGGTACGCTTGTAGATGATACGCCCCGTGTATTCGCCGCGCACAATGTCGTTGAGGCGCAGGAACATGTTGGAGGTATCCTTGATGATATTGAGCCCGGTGAGCGCCTTGCCCGTAATGGGGTGCAAAACCTCCTGTGCCACCACCGAGAGGGCGCGGTCCTGTCGCACGTTGCTGGGGTCAAAGGTGTGCTGCCGGTACTTGATGCGCAGAATGACCACCCGCCGCGGTTTGTCCAGAAAGAAACCGTCGCGGTCAATGATGCTCAGCACTTCGTCCTGATCGGCATCCACAGCCACCAGCGCAACCTTTTCAAGCAGGGGGTAGCGCGTGTTTTCGCCATTGGCCATGTAGGTGGTTATGGTTCTGTCTGTCTGCCCAAGCACGCGCAGCAAAAAGCGCTCGCCCATCTTGTGCAGCTTGCGGGCAAACAGGGCGCTTGAGGTGCGGCGTTCCGAAACAATGGGAAAGCCGTACAGCTCCATAAGGTACTGATACACAAACATGCGGTTGCGTTCATAAATATCGCTGTCGCCGTAGACAAACTTGCCTATGCGAATGCCAAAACGCTTGAGCTCGCTGTCGATATCAGAAGGAAACGAGGCAAAAATGCCTGCCAGATGAAACTGCCTGTCTGCGCCCCAGGCCAGCACGTGGGCTCTGTCCATGCTGAGCAGGTAGGGCATGAGCGACGGGTAGGTTTCGAGCAGCACCGTGTCGGTAGAGCGGAACTGCTGGCGAAAAATATCCTGGTGCACGCGCGGCAGCCGCGATGCCAGGGTTTGCAGATTCTGCACCATCACCTGGTTTTCGAGCGGGCAGCAGGCTCCGTCGCCCTCGGTGATGACAGGGTGCAGGTGGTCGAACTGGAAAATTTCCGAAAAATAGTCGAGCTGGCGCGCAAAGGCCACCATGGCAAAGCCGGGCAGCTCTTTGTACTCAAACATGTCGTTGTCAAAAGAGGGCAGCAGCTCGCGGGCTTCGACCAGGGGATAGTTTTTGTTTTCCTGATACGGCTTTACGAGGCACAGGCGAATATGCACGGCATCGAGCAGGTTTTTGAGCGCGTTCAGGTCGCTGACGGCGATGGAAGAGGACAGCTGCGTAGCGTCCTGCCAGGGCAGGCCGTCCTTGCTGAATACCTCTTGCCATTTGATCATCGGTTTTTTCCTTACGGTAATTTGTTATTTACTACCTGCTTTTTAGAAAATTTTCCAGTGCCAATGCGGCAGGTATCCGCGAAAGCGGCATCAACAGCGGCTGTTGCGGGTTTGAAAGCAGCGCCTGTCCTTGTTTTTGCCCATGCGCTGGGCATGCATCGGGCAACAGGCGGTGCAAAAGAAGTTGCGGCGGCGCATGCGCTTTGCTACAAGAAATGCGTTACCCAAGAGCCGTCACGCTGGTGGGCGGCCTCACCATCAACCCCATGTGCCCATGACCGCCAACTCTGTTGAAAAGCATATTCTGAGCATCGTTTGCAGCGTTTTTGACGCCTATTCTGTGGTTCTTTTTTTGCCGGATGAAGAAGGCGAGGCCCACCACCTTTCGGCGGCCTTCAGCCTGGGCGAAAAAATTGCCACCAACGCTTCGGTGCTGCCTGGCAAGGGCCTTGTAGGCTGGATCATCCGTAACCGACAGCCACTGCTTGTACCCAATTTTGATCAGCGCCAGAGCAACCTTGGCTATTACACCGGCGGTGAAGAAGCCAATATCAAGGCCTTTATGGGCTGCCCCGTACCCACGGGCGGTGCGCTGTGCGTTGACAGCAAGCGCCAGTACTCTTTTTCGGACAAAGACCACAAGATTCTGCAGATGTTTGCCGAGCTTATCTCGCGCCAGCAGGGTTCTGCTGGCCGCCAGGAGCTTGCGGGCGATATTCCGCGTTATTTTGCAGAGCTGTCAGTCATTCAGGACCTGCGTTTTCGCTACAAGCGCTGGCCGCAATTTTTGCAAAACTACCTGCGCATCATGGTTGAGGCCACCGGCTTTGACTACTGCGCCTTTGCCTCGGTGGACGAACCCGGCGAAACCTACTGCGTGGAGAGCGAGTCTGCCCGCCTGCTGCTGACTGGGGATGAGCCGCTTATTCTGCCCATGGGCAGCGGCATTACTGGTTGGGTTTTCCGCAACGACCAGCCTGTTATTGCAGAAGGCATAGAAGGCGCGCCCGCAGCCGTGCTGTTTGGCAAGCTGCCCGACATGCCCGATTTTCAGGCGGCCATCTGCATGCCGGTTATGGTCAACAAGAGCACGCGCGGCGTGCTCTGCCTTGCGCATACCAATCCCCGCCAGATAGACGAATCGCTGCGTAGCTTTGTGCGCCAGTCTGTTGACCATCTGGCCCTGTTTCTGGAAAATCTGTATCTCAAGATGCGGCTTAGGACCATGTTGCCCAGAGCGCGGGTACACAGTGAAGGTCCTCAGGCATATGACCCCGACACTGCGCCCGTGCCGCCTTCTTCAAAAGAATACTGAGTATGATGTTACGGCGTTTTTTCAGATTCTTGTCAAAAGACATTGCCATGGATCTTGGCACTGCCAACACCCTGCTTTACACCAGGGCGCATGGTATTGTGATCAACGAACCCTCGGTGGTGGCCATTGATACGCACAAGAATTCTGTTCTCGCCGTCGGGGCGTCCGCCAAGGAATACCTTGGTCGTACGCCCCAGCGCATCAAAGCCGTGCGCCCCATGAAAGACGGCGTTATCGCCGACTTTGACATCACCCGCGAAATGATCTCGTACTTTGTGCGCAAGGCCATCACCGGCATGCGTCTGGTCAAGCCCTCCATGGTCATCTGCATTCCTACGGGCATTACCCAGGTGG
The Desulfovibrio sp. DNA segment above includes these coding regions:
- a CDS encoding 16S rRNA (uracil(1498)-N(3))-methyltransferase: MSVPFFYLPPEFWGETARLEGQEARHLGQVLRAEPGTEVGLLDGRGRSGIFVVRKVGKKNVQLERVSETLTPAPHSRAVVALAYSKAVRRGFFMEKAVELGAHGVWLWQGDHSQGKLSAAAEEACLGQMIAGAKQSGNPWLPEVRALSGGVDQLIHLSHAADHRILPWELQDGVHMLTPELAGQPGLSVYVVGPEGGFSQRELTALNNARFTPVSLGARVLRCETAATLCLGIHWWASQLSGKADATAGAGK
- a CDS encoding GAF domain-containing protein: MTANSVEKHILSIVCSVFDAYSVVLFLPDEEGEAHHLSAAFSLGEKIATNASVLPGKGLVGWIIRNRQPLLVPNFDQRQSNLGYYTGGEEANIKAFMGCPVPTGGALCVDSKRQYSFSDKDHKILQMFAELISRQQGSAGRQELAGDIPRYFAELSVIQDLRFRYKRWPQFLQNYLRIMVEATGFDYCAFASVDEPGETYCVESESARLLLTGDEPLILPMGSGITGWVFRNDQPVIAEGIEGAPAAVLFGKLPDMPDFQAAICMPVMVNKSTRGVLCLAHTNPRQIDESLRSFVRQSVDHLALFLENLYLKMRLRTMLPRARVHSEGPQAYDPDTAPVPPSSKEY